A window of Fragaria vesca subsp. vesca linkage group LG7, FraVesHawaii_1.0, whole genome shotgun sequence contains these coding sequences:
- the LOC101300487 gene encoding uncharacterized protein LOC101300487, with translation MPPAELPAPGTMESQLDNLCARLSHNLKWFSCSVVFLVVMSIFILSLCLAKSPDNVRCHVTEASLVTDSNLTIGITIRNPNGFYHVHHDHINFTAYYQNQTSGSLLNNASFSQGRKNETHLTPSFNGMQILRGGNDSDSRENYYDILVKFNMQDEYKRQLLPRTRHHRHLEYSCELKVPASSASSFNTTLCRYHNLDP, from the coding sequence ATGCCTCCAGCCGAGCTCCCAGCCCCGGGTACCATGGAAAGCCAACTTGATAATTTATGTGCTCGCCTCAGTCATAATCTTAAATGGTTCAGTTGTTCAGTTGTCTTCTTGGTCGTTATGAGTATCTTCATCCTCTCTTTGTGCCTCGCCAAGAGTCCCGATAACGTCCGCTGTCACGTAACCGAAGCATCTCTCGTCACCGATTCCAACCTCACCATCGGGATCACAATCCGAAACCCTAACGGATTTTACCATGTCCACCATGATCACATTAACTTTACAGCCTACTACCAAAACCAGACGTCGGGTTCGTTATTGAACAATGCCTCCTTCTCCCAAGGACGCAAGAATGAAACTCATCTAACACCATCCTTCAACGGGATGCAGATCCTTCGTGGAGGCAATGACTCTGATTCTAGAGAAAACTATTACGATATTCTTGTCAAGTTCAACATGCAGGACGAGTACAAGAGACAGCTTCTTCCCAGGACGAGACATCATAGGCATTTGGAGTATAGTTGCGAGTTGAAGGTTCCTGCTAGCAGTGCGAGTAGCTTCAACACCACCCTGTGCCGCTATCATAATCTCGATCCATGA
- the LOC101300190 gene encoding stachyose synthase-like has translation MAPPNVPILNVFWSESSEQYFDLSDGRFSVKGVSLLSEVPNNVTFSPFCSICQSSSDVPTHLLNRVNALSHKAGFLGFNKEDSSDKLINSLGKFDNRDFLSIFRFKTWWSTMWVGNSGSDLQMETQWLLLNVPEINSYVIIIPIIQGSFRSAFQPGTDGHVMIFAESGSTQVKASNFDAIAYVHVSDNPYTLMKEAYSALRVHLNTFRLLEEKAAPNLVDKFGWCTWDAFYLTVEPVGVSHGVNEFFEAGVPPRFLIIDDGWQSINFDGDENPNEDAKNLVIGGTQMTARLHRLEECDKFKNYEGGSLLGTHAPSFDPKRPKMLISKAIELENVEKARDKAIQSGINDLSEFQRQMEKHKQELDMIIRGGEQSNTASPASEEGSCSCKAKKYGMKAFTSDLRTKFKSLDDIYVWHALCGAWGGVKPSATHLNSKIIPCKVSPGLDGSMSDLAVVKLVEGGIGLVHPDQAVDFYDSMHSYLSEAGITGVKVDVIHTLEYVSEEFGGRIELAKAYYKGLTSSLVKNFNGNGLIASMQQCNDFFFLGTKQISIGRVGDDFWFQDPNGDPMGVYWLQGVHMIHCAYNSMWMGQVIQPDWDMFQSDHLCAKFHAGSRAICGGPVYISDSVGGHNFDLIKQLVYPDGTIPKCQHFALPTRDCLFKNPLFDSKTALKIWNFNKFGGVVGAFNCQGAGWDPKEQRIKGYSQCYKEILCSVHVSEIEWDQKMEAAHLGKAEEYVVYLNQADELFQMTPKSDPIQMVIQPSSFEIFSFVPVQQLGSGSTKFAPIGLTNMFNSGGTVQELEYTSGMESYSAKIKVKGGGNFLAYSSQSPKKCCLNGDMVTFEWSASGKLSLNLPWVEEAAGVSEVVLVF, from the exons ATGGCACCTCCTAATGTGCCTATCCTCAATGTTTTCTGGTCCGAGAGTTCAGAACAATACTTTGATTTGTCTGATGGAAGGTTTAGTGTCAAAGGTGTTTCTTTACTCTCTGAAGTTCCAAACAATGTCACCTTTAGTCCCTTTTGTTCAATCTGCCAATCTTCTTCTGATGTTCCAACTCATCTGCTCAACCGTGTCAATGCTTTGTCCCACAAGGCAGGGTTCCTTGGTTTCAACAAGGAGGATTCTTCTGATAAGTTGATAAACTCATTGGGAAAATTCGATAACAGAGATTTCCTTAGTATCTTTAGGTTCAAAACATGGTGGTCTACTATGTGGGTTGGGAATTCTGGGTCAGATTTGCAAATGGAAACCCAATGGCTGCTCCTAAATGTCCCGGAAATCAATTCCTATGTCATAATCATACCCATCATCCAAGGCAGTTTTAGATCTGCTTTTCAACCTGGTACTGATGGTCATGTCATGATCTTTGCTGAGAGTGGTTCTACCCAAGTGAAAGCGTCGAATTTTGATGCCATTGCTTATGTTCATGTGTCTGACAATCCCTACACCTTGATGAAAGAGGCCTACAGTGCTCTCAGGGTCCATCTCAATACCTTTAGGCTCCTGGAAGAAAAAGCTGCACCAAATCTAGTTGACAAATTTGGTTGGTGCACTTGGGATGCCTTCTACTTAACTGTGGAACCTGTTGGTGTCTCCCATGGTGTAAATGAATTCTTTGAGGCTGGTGTACCCCCAAGGTTTCTTATCATTGATGATGGTTGGCAAAGCATTAATTTCGATGGTGATGAGAACCCGAATGAGGACGCAAAAAATCTAGTCATTGGTGGGACTCAAATGACTGCTAGGCTTCACAGGCTTGAGGAGTGTGACAAGTTCAAAAACTACGAAGGTGGATCCTTGTTGGGTACTCATGCACCTTCATTTGATCCGAAAAGGCCAAAGATGTTGATATCCAAGGCAATCGAGTTAGAGAATGTCGAAAAAGCTCGTGATAAGGCCATTCAATCTGGAATCAATGATTTGTCCGAGTTCCAAAGACAAATGGAGAAGCACAAACAGGAGTTGGATATGATAATTCGTGGTGGAGAACAAAGCAACACTGCTAGTCCTGCTTCTGAAGAAGGAAGCTGTTCTTGCAAGGCTAAAAAATACGGAATGAAGGCTTTCACAAGCGACTTGAGAACCAAATTCAAGAGTTTGGATGATATTTATGTTTGGCATGCTCTTTGTGGTGCCTGGGGCGGTGTTAAACCAAGTGCAACTCATCTCAATTCAAAGATCATCCCCTGCAAAGTCTCTCCAGGACTAGATGGTTCCATGTCTGACCTAGCTGTGGTGAAACTAGTTGAGGGTGGGATTGGACTTGTGCATCCTGATCAAGCTGTTGATTTCTATGATTCTATGCACTCTTATCTTTCTGAAGCTGGTATCACAGGAGTCAAAGTGGATGTCATTCAT ACTCTTGAATATGTATCTGAGGAATTCGGAGGCCGCATAGAACTTGCAAAGGCTTATTACAAGGGATTGACTTCTTCCCTAGTGAAGAACTTCAATGGAAATGGACTTATTGCTAGCATGCAACAGTGCAATGATTTCTTCTTCCTTGGAACAAAACAAATCTCTATTGGAAGAGTTG GTGATGATTTTTGGTTTCAGGATCCAAATGGAGACCCCATGGGAGTTTACTGGCTACAAGGTGTCCATATGATCCATTGTGCCTACAACAGCATGTGGATGGGTCAGGTCATTCAGCCTGATTGGGATATGTTCCAGTCAGATCATCTGTGTGCCAAATTTCATGCCGGATCTAGGGCTATCTGCGGAGGTCCGGTGTATATAAGTGACTCGGTTGGTGGTCACAATTTTGATCTTATTAAGCAGCTTGTTTACCCAGATGGTACCATCCCCAAGTGCCAGCATTTTGCTCTTCCAACTAGAGACTGCCTATTCAAGAACCCCTTATTTGACAGCAAAACTGCTCTCAAAATTTGGAACTTCAACAAG TTTGGTGGTGTGGTTGGAGCTTTCAACTGCCAAGGGGCTGGTTGGGACCCAAAAGAACAAAGAATCAAAGGGTACTCCCAGTGCTACAAGGAAATCCTCTGTTCAGTGCATGTTTCTGAGATTGAATGGGACCAAAAGATGGAAGCCGCCCATTTGGGTAAGGCCGAAGAGTATGTGGTCTATCTCAACCAGGCTGATGAACTCTTCCAAATGACCCCCAAATCTGACCCCATTCAAATGGTGATCCAACCATCTTCGTTCGAGATTTTCAGCTTTGTACCAGTACAACAGCTCGGCTCCGGCAGCACCAAGTTTGCGCCGATTGGACTGACAAACATGTTCAACAGTGGAGGAACTGTCCAAGAGCTGGAGTATACCAGTGGCATGGAATCTTATAGTGCTAAGATTAAGGTGAAAGGTGGAGGCAACTTCTTGGCCTACTCAAGTCAGTCTCCCAAGAAGTGTTGTTTGAATGGCGATATGGTAACTTTTGAGTGGTCTGCCTCTGGTAAACTGTCCCTGAATCTTCCTTGGGTTGAAGAAGCTGCTGGAGTTTCTGAAGTGGTTCTTGTGTTTTAA